From the genome of Thermoanaerobaculales bacterium, one region includes:
- a CDS encoding porin, giving the protein MALTSSSRRSVATEACSSAAVAFAFGLMLVLTAAAGAQTDPTPTPTGAGPTPVPTPVAAPSTAPTTADEAASGDAPAERADAVPEAGEDASSDRIQYRDPLDIDYEPVKDKWDRFKQSLLGITRYSFFDDKLRFRLGFRFQADGTVATPSDQLEASLGGMPDTANFRRLRLFGEGVVGTMYFRSEFEFAEDAGFKSAYLEGREGGLEVWGHPLGKLRFGYFDEPFSLEQSVSTFDTTFVEVSLPTHAIAPGTNIGAMIYDASKSRRFTWAVGAFSWGRENEENASTSMLSVTGRLGFRPVRYNDGHTMLHLGASFSARSPDGDEERYRARPEARFVPVFADTGDIPATGNVLTGFEAAWKSGSWWAQGEWIQSRLESVEAGDPRFHGFAVQTGTFLTGESRPWDDLFGVWGRLRPESNYRGGNPFKAANGGAWELAARYSTVDLTDGNVAGGVVRDLTAGVNWYPNFTMKLQLNWIHSKVEDSGNADIWVLRYQFAIK; this is encoded by the coding sequence ATGGCCCTGACCTCCTCGAGCCGTCGAAGCGTTGCCACCGAGGCATGCTCCTCAGCCGCCGTGGCATTTGCGTTCGGGCTGATGCTGGTGCTCACCGCCGCTGCCGGTGCCCAGACCGACCCGACGCCGACGCCGACCGGCGCCGGGCCAACACCGGTGCCCACGCCCGTCGCGGCCCCCAGCACCGCGCCCACGACCGCCGATGAGGCGGCCTCCGGCGACGCGCCGGCGGAGCGCGCCGATGCCGTCCCGGAGGCCGGCGAGGACGCGTCCTCCGACCGCATCCAGTACCGCGATCCCTTGGACATCGATTACGAGCCGGTCAAGGACAAGTGGGATCGCTTCAAGCAGAGCCTGCTCGGCATCACGCGGTACTCCTTCTTCGACGACAAGCTCCGCTTCCGCCTCGGCTTCCGGTTCCAGGCCGACGGCACCGTGGCCACCCCGTCGGACCAGCTCGAGGCCAGCCTCGGTGGCATGCCGGACACCGCCAACTTCAGGCGCCTCAGGCTGTTCGGCGAGGGCGTCGTGGGAACGATGTACTTCCGCAGCGAGTTCGAGTTCGCGGAGGACGCCGGCTTCAAGAGTGCCTACCTCGAGGGCCGCGAAGGCGGGCTCGAAGTCTGGGGACACCCGCTCGGCAAGCTCCGCTTCGGCTACTTCGATGAGCCATTCAGCCTCGAGCAGAGCGTGAGCACTTTCGACACCACCTTCGTCGAGGTCTCACTGCCGACCCACGCCATCGCCCCCGGAACGAACATCGGCGCCATGATCTACGATGCCTCGAAGAGCCGTCGGTTCACGTGGGCGGTCGGCGCCTTCTCCTGGGGACGCGAGAACGAGGAGAATGCCTCGACCTCGATGCTGTCGGTCACCGGCAGGCTCGGCTTCCGGCCGGTGCGCTACAACGACGGCCACACCATGCTCCACCTCGGCGCTTCATTCAGCGCGCGGAGCCCCGACGGTGACGAGGAGCGCTACCGGGCCCGCCCCGAGGCGCGGTTCGTGCCCGTGTTCGCCGACACCGGCGACATTCCGGCGACCGGAAACGTGCTCACCGGGTTCGAAGCCGCCTGGAAGAGCGGCAGCTGGTGGGCGCAGGGCGAGTGGATCCAGTCCAGGCTGGAATCGGTCGAGGCGGGCGATCCCAGATTTCATGGGTTCGCCGTCCAGACCGGGACCTTCCTGACCGGCGAATCGCGCCCCTGGGACGATCTCTTCGGCGTCTGGGGCCGGTTGCGTCCTGAGAGCAACTACCGCGGTGGCAACCCGTTCAAGGCGGCGAATGGCGGGGCCTGGGAGCTCGCCGCAAGGTACTCGACCGTGGACCTGACCGACGGCAACGTGGCAGGCGGCGTGGTCCGCGACCTCACGGCCGGAGTCAACTGGTACCCCAACTTCACGATGAAGCTCCAGCTCAACTGGATCCACTCGAAGGTCGAGGACTCGGGCAACGCCGACATCTGGGTCCTCCGCTACCAGTTCGCGATCAAGTAG
- a CDS encoding leucyl aminopeptidase, which translates to MADLYQYRTAPEEPLDCVYILLCSGGDPIGSLEFPAKDRKSLKAKEKALEPRGEEGELISAECPLPFARRMTFVGLGDEKGLTHAKLRKALITVMRQATKNREYQIGLGIPVRVPGLAADESRLFALREASMADYTFDNFKSKKNEFDKIDGLHIIPLAGETEAQLEERLDTVRLLRTSVQIARDLANRPGNDLTPETLAVAAKEIADSVSGLRVTVLGKQMLQKEKMGGILGVGQGSEQEPRLIVIEHRPKKPKKSIVLIGKGITFDSGGISIKPAQGMEDMKFDMAGAATVLGVMRAVAELELPLKVVGLVPTAENLPSGKALKPGDILTMASGKIVEVDNTDAEGRLLLADALHYAERFNPDVVLDFATLTGACVVALGHEAAGIMGNDEALIASLEDIGERVGERVWHLPLYEEYVSYLKSDWADLKNAGGRWGGVVTAGTFLKQFVPDKVAWAHLDIAGVAYGEKEHNGHPKGASGFGVVLTLSYLQQLLK; encoded by the coding sequence ATGGCTGACCTGTACCAATACCGAACAGCACCCGAGGAGCCGCTCGACTGCGTCTACATCCTCCTGTGCTCCGGCGGCGATCCCATCGGCAGTCTCGAGTTCCCAGCGAAAGACCGCAAGTCTCTGAAGGCGAAGGAGAAGGCTCTCGAGCCACGGGGCGAGGAAGGGGAGCTGATCTCGGCCGAGTGCCCGCTGCCCTTCGCCCGGCGGATGACCTTCGTCGGCCTTGGCGACGAGAAGGGCCTCACTCACGCCAAGCTGCGCAAGGCCCTCATCACGGTCATGCGCCAGGCCACCAAGAACCGCGAGTACCAGATCGGCCTCGGCATCCCGGTCCGCGTGCCCGGCCTGGCCGCCGATGAGTCGCGCCTCTTTGCCCTGCGCGAGGCGTCGATGGCCGATTACACCTTCGACAACTTCAAGTCGAAGAAGAACGAGTTCGACAAGATCGACGGGCTGCACATCATCCCGCTCGCAGGCGAGACCGAGGCGCAGCTCGAGGAGCGGCTCGACACCGTGCGCCTGCTGCGCACTTCGGTCCAGATCGCGCGCGACCTCGCCAACCGGCCAGGCAACGACCTCACGCCCGAGACCCTGGCGGTGGCCGCCAAGGAGATCGCAGACAGCGTCTCCGGCCTGCGGGTCACCGTGCTCGGCAAGCAGATGCTGCAGAAGGAGAAGATGGGGGGCATCCTGGGCGTCGGCCAGGGCTCGGAGCAGGAGCCCCGGCTGATCGTGATCGAGCACCGCCCGAAGAAGCCGAAGAAGTCGATCGTCCTGATCGGCAAGGGCATCACCTTCGACAGCGGAGGCATCTCGATCAAGCCTGCCCAGGGCATGGAGGACATGAAGTTCGACATGGCCGGCGCCGCCACGGTGCTCGGCGTGATGCGGGCGGTGGCCGAGCTCGAGCTGCCGCTGAAGGTGGTCGGCCTGGTGCCGACCGCCGAGAACCTGCCCTCGGGCAAGGCCCTGAAGCCCGGCGACATCCTGACGATGGCCAGCGGCAAGATCGTCGAGGTCGACAACACCGACGCCGAGGGCCGGCTGCTGTTGGCCGACGCCCTGCACTACGCCGAGCGCTTCAACCCGGACGTCGTGCTCGACTTCGCGACCCTCACCGGCGCCTGCGTGGTGGCGCTCGGGCACGAGGCCGCCGGGATCATGGGCAACGACGAGGCGCTGATCGCGAGCCTCGAGGACATCGGGGAGCGGGTCGGCGAGCGGGTCTGGCACCTGCCGCTCTACGAGGAGTACGTCAGCTACCTCAAGAGCGACTGGGCGGACCTCAAGAACGCCGGGGGCCGTTGGGGCGGCGTCGTCACCGCCGGCACCTTCCTCAAGCAGTTCGTCCCCGACAAGGTGGCTTGGGCGCACCTCGACATCGCCGGCGTCGCCTATGGCGAGAAGGAGCACAACGGCCACCCCAAGGGCGCCTCCGGGTTCGGCGTCGTGCTCACCTTGAGCTACCTCCAGCAGCTGCTGAAGTAG
- the dusB gene encoding tRNA dihydrouridine synthase DusB: MEPTTRHQLPAISIGPLVVSPPVVLAPMAGVTNYPFRALCRRYGAALYVSEMVTARALVEGARKAHKLADFGPGESPRSLQLYGVDPHYVGEAVSWLVGEGRVDHIDLNFGCPVRKVTRRGGGAAIPAKPRLLRDIIRAAVSSAGRIPVTVKFRIGIDDRLTTFRDTGRIAEDEGCAAVCLHARTAAQLYDGQARWQAITELKQLVTSIPVLGNGDIWQAADALRMMRTTGCDGVVIGRGCLGRPWLFRDLADLFEGRQPPPGPTFGEVADVMLEHARLLVDWYQAERLSMLAFRKHAGWYTRGFRNTAPLRERLMTIETITALELALAGIDREEPYPAHAHEMRRGKRAGTQRVMLPPGFLDDLDDATPPDPEAEDPTSGG; this comes from the coding sequence TTGGAACCCACCACGCGGCACCAGCTGCCGGCGATCTCCATCGGCCCGCTCGTGGTGTCGCCGCCGGTGGTGCTGGCACCGATGGCCGGGGTGACCAACTACCCCTTCCGGGCGCTCTGCCGGCGCTACGGGGCCGCGCTTTATGTCTCCGAGATGGTGACCGCGCGGGCGCTCGTCGAGGGTGCGCGGAAGGCGCACAAGCTCGCCGACTTCGGGCCGGGCGAGTCGCCGCGCAGCCTGCAGCTCTATGGCGTCGACCCGCACTACGTCGGCGAGGCGGTGAGCTGGCTGGTCGGCGAAGGCCGGGTCGACCACATCGACCTCAACTTCGGCTGCCCGGTGCGCAAGGTGACCCGGCGCGGCGGCGGTGCCGCGATCCCGGCCAAGCCCCGGCTGCTGCGCGACATCATCCGGGCAGCGGTCTCCAGCGCCGGCCGGATCCCGGTCACCGTCAAGTTCCGGATCGGCATCGACGATCGCCTGACGACCTTCCGCGACACCGGCCGCATCGCCGAGGACGAGGGCTGCGCGGCGGTCTGCCTGCACGCCCGCACCGCCGCCCAGCTCTACGACGGGCAGGCTCGCTGGCAGGCGATCACCGAGCTCAAGCAGCTGGTGACCAGCATCCCGGTGCTCGGCAACGGCGACATCTGGCAGGCCGCGGACGCCCTGCGCATGATGCGAACCACCGGCTGCGACGGCGTGGTCATCGGCCGCGGCTGCCTCGGCCGGCCGTGGTTGTTTCGCGACCTCGCCGACCTCTTCGAGGGCCGGCAGCCCCCCCCGGGCCCGACCTTCGGCGAGGTGGCCGACGTCATGCTCGAGCACGCCCGGCTGCTGGTCGACTGGTACCAGGCTGAGCGGCTGTCGATGCTCGCCTTCCGCAAGCACGCCGGCTGGTACACGCGGGGCTTCCGCAACACCGCGCCGCTGCGCGAGCGCCTGATGACGATCGAGACGATCACCGCGCTCGAGCTCGCGCTCGCCGGAATCGATCGCGAGGAGCCCTACCCCGCTCATGCGCACGAGATGCGGCGCGGCAAACGGGCGGGGACCCAGAGGGTCATGCTGCCCCCGGGCTTCCTCGACGACCTCGACGACGCCACGCCGCCGGACCCCGAGGCCGAGGATCCGACCTCGGGCGGCTGA
- a CDS encoding AI-2E family transporter produces MGLALSERQHRTIAAALTILAGVVIVVTVAGLFWLVGAFFGRFSNVFLPLAVAGVAALVCQPYFEWLRDRLRLGRVLALVAVFLSAVIPLVAFFWFFGSLLIGQLGELVAKLPEWWQSATAWVQEHAPRVVTFVESNRYLKGLRSGLEGQEGTLVQGLEVVGRGALSAGVSVVSFVISLFGWFVTPVYFAFFLLADAPGKVEIQRFLPFLKEETRNDVAYLCNQFVEIVVAFFRGQLIVAFLQGVLYAIGFTVVGLKYGFIIGMVLGFLNIIPYLGSIIGLATALPLAFLQPGGGLMRVVLVIVVFAAVQTVEAYLLTPRIMGNRTGLHPMVIIVAIFFWGSALGGITGMILAIPLTAFLVVFWRLAREKYVKELV; encoded by the coding sequence ATGGGCCTCGCGCTCAGTGAACGACAGCACCGCACGATCGCGGCCGCGCTGACGATCCTGGCGGGTGTGGTGATCGTTGTGACGGTGGCTGGACTGTTCTGGCTGGTTGGCGCCTTCTTCGGCCGCTTCTCGAACGTCTTCCTGCCGCTCGCCGTCGCCGGGGTGGCGGCGCTCGTCTGCCAGCCCTACTTCGAGTGGCTGCGCGACCGGCTCCGGCTCGGCCGGGTGCTGGCCCTGGTGGCCGTGTTCCTGTCCGCGGTGATCCCGCTGGTGGCATTCTTCTGGTTCTTCGGATCCCTGCTGATCGGACAGCTAGGCGAGCTCGTCGCCAAGCTGCCGGAGTGGTGGCAGTCGGCCACGGCGTGGGTCCAGGAGCACGCGCCGCGGGTGGTGACCTTCGTCGAGAGCAACCGGTACCTGAAGGGCCTGCGGTCCGGGCTCGAGGGCCAGGAGGGGACCCTCGTCCAGGGCCTCGAGGTGGTCGGCCGCGGCGCGCTGAGCGCCGGTGTCAGCGTGGTGTCGTTCGTGATTTCACTTTTCGGCTGGTTCGTGACCCCGGTCTACTTCGCGTTCTTCCTGCTGGCGGACGCCCCCGGCAAGGTGGAGATCCAGCGCTTCCTGCCCTTCCTCAAGGAAGAGACCCGCAACGACGTCGCCTACCTGTGCAACCAGTTCGTGGAGATCGTCGTCGCCTTCTTCCGGGGCCAGCTCATCGTGGCCTTCCTGCAGGGCGTGCTGTACGCCATCGGTTTCACCGTGGTCGGGTTGAAGTACGGGTTCATCATCGGGATGGTGCTCGGCTTCCTGAACATCATCCCTTACCTCGGCAGCATCATCGGGCTCGCCACCGCACTTCCCCTCGCCTTCCTCCAGCCCGGCGGCGGACTGATGAGGGTCGTGCTGGTGATCGTGGTGTTCGCCGCCGTCCAGACGGTCGAGGCCTATCTCCTGACGCCGCGGATCATGGGCAATCGCACCGGCCTCCACCCGATGGTGATCATCGTGGCGATCTTTTTCTGGGGCTCGGCGCTCGGGGGCATCACGGGGATGATCCTGGCGATCCCGCTGACCGCGTTCCTGGTGGTGTTCTGGCGCTTGGCCCGCGAGAAGTACGTGAAGGAGCTGGTGTAG
- a CDS encoding MFS transporter, producing MTDVARGGDRRAVVSWALYDWANSAFATVMLAGFFPIFFREVWSAGQGSADITFRLGLANSIASLVIVALGPVLGAIADRGGRRKRFLLAFLALGVTATGALTWVAMGRWEIALVLFVLSTVGFLGANVFYDALIVSVTSEDRYDVVSALGYALGYLGGGLLFAGCVAMTLWPARFGLAGVDQAVRLSFLLTAVWWAVFSIPLFLSVREAGAVTRSGLGSAIRGGISQLAATFREVRRLRTVALFLLAYWLYIDGVDTIVRMAVDYGMALGFGRSGLILALLITQFVGFPAAIAFGRIGARLGAKNGILIGIGVYVAVTVWAYFMDSTWEFYALAITIGLVQGGVQALSRSFFARLIPVDKAAEFFGFYNMLGKFAAVVGPVLMGWVGVLTGNPRAGILSIVVLFLAGGGLLLLVRRQS from the coding sequence ATGACTGATGTCGCTCGCGGTGGCGACCGGCGAGCGGTGGTGTCGTGGGCGCTCTACGACTGGGCGAACTCCGCTTTCGCGACCGTCATGCTGGCGGGCTTCTTCCCGATCTTCTTCCGAGAGGTCTGGAGCGCCGGGCAGGGGAGCGCGGACATCACCTTCCGGCTCGGCCTCGCCAACTCGATCGCGAGCCTGGTGATCGTCGCTCTCGGCCCGGTCCTGGGCGCGATCGCCGACCGCGGCGGCCGGCGTAAGCGATTCCTGCTGGCGTTCCTGGCGCTCGGCGTGACGGCGACCGGGGCGCTGACCTGGGTGGCGATGGGGCGGTGGGAGATCGCGCTGGTGCTGTTCGTGCTCTCGACGGTCGGTTTCCTGGGCGCGAATGTGTTCTACGACGCCCTCATCGTCTCGGTCACCAGCGAGGACCGCTACGACGTGGTGTCGGCGCTCGGCTACGCCCTCGGCTACCTCGGCGGTGGCCTGCTCTTCGCCGGATGCGTCGCGATGACGCTGTGGCCGGCGCGGTTCGGCCTGGCCGGCGTGGATCAGGCGGTGCGGCTGTCCTTCCTGCTCACCGCCGTGTGGTGGGCGGTGTTCTCGATCCCGCTGTTCCTGTCCGTCAGGGAGGCCGGTGCCGTGACCCGATCCGGCCTGGGGAGTGCGATTCGCGGCGGGATCTCCCAGCTGGCAGCGACCTTTCGCGAGGTCCGCCGGCTGAGGACGGTGGCCCTCTTCCTGCTCGCCTACTGGCTCTACATCGACGGCGTCGACACCATCGTCCGGATGGCGGTGGACTACGGCATGGCGCTGGGGTTCGGCCGCAGCGGGCTCATCCTCGCGCTGCTGATCACCCAGTTCGTCGGCTTCCCGGCGGCGATCGCCTTCGGCCGGATCGGCGCCCGGCTCGGCGCCAAGAACGGCATCCTGATCGGCATCGGGGTCTACGTCGCGGTCACGGTGTGGGCGTACTTCATGGACTCGACCTGGGAGTTTTACGCCCTCGCGATCACCATCGGGCTCGTCCAGGGCGGCGTCCAGGCGCTGTCGCGATCGTTCTTCGCGCGGCTGATCCCCGTCGACAAGGCGGCCGAGTTCTTCGGCTTCTACAACATGCTCGGCAAGTTCGCGGCGGTGGTCGGGCCGGTGCTGATGGGCTGGGTCGGTGTGCTCACGGGCAACCCGCGGGCCGGCATCCTGTCGATCGTGGTGCTGTTCCTGGCGGGCGGTGGGCTGCTGCTGCTCGTCAGGCGCCAGTCCTGA
- a CDS encoding macro domain-containing protein: MDDTTLATRNIARCTVSAVHGDLTEQRVDAIVNAANSALAHGGGLAGAIVRRGGRVIQEESDRLAPVPVGGAATTGAGALPCRWVIHAVGPRWGEGDEELKLRSAVRSSLAEAARIAATSLAVPAISTGIFGYPKPAGTLAITDELFRWLELHPEAVLREVRLTAFDLETASLFAAAVGSWRHGLAAS; encoded by the coding sequence ATGGACGACACGACCCTCGCAACCCGCAACATCGCCCGCTGCACGGTGTCCGCCGTCCACGGCGACCTCACGGAGCAACGGGTCGACGCCATCGTCAACGCCGCCAACAGCGCTCTCGCCCACGGCGGAGGCCTCGCCGGCGCCATCGTTCGTCGCGGCGGCCGGGTCATCCAGGAGGAGTCGGATCGCCTGGCGCCGGTGCCGGTGGGCGGCGCCGCCACGACCGGTGCCGGCGCCCTCCCCTGCCGCTGGGTGATCCACGCCGTCGGCCCCCGCTGGGGCGAGGGCGACGAGGAGCTGAAGCTGCGCTCGGCCGTGCGCTCGAGCCTCGCAGAGGCGGCGCGCATCGCGGCGACGTCGCTGGCGGTGCCGGCGATCTCGACCGGCATCTTCGGCTACCCCAAGCCCGCGGGGACCCTGGCGATCACCGACGAGCTGTTCCGCTGGCTCGAGCTTCATCCCGAGGCGGTGCTGCGCGAGGTCCGGCTCACGGCCTTCGACCTCGAGACGGCATCGCTGTTCGCCGCGGCCGTCGGGTCGTGGCGGCACGGCCTCGCGGCCAGCTGA
- a CDS encoding patatin-like phospholipase family protein, whose protein sequence is MTLKHLPVIAAAAVLSALHPPLAASAEQPLADPDQRPKLVLVLSGGGARGVAHVGVLKVLEELHIAPDMVIGTSMGSIVGGLYAAGWTPEQIQSLVQRLDWEGAFTDAVPRSEKSFRRKQDDRPVLIQGRLAFDGLKPVLPSGVIRGQKLELILRILESLSPAASDFDHLPIPYRAVAADIATGKPVILDSGSLATAMRASMSIPGAFPPVRHGGIDLVDGGIAANLPVGIARELGATSVIAVDISSPLLAEGETLSTFAAIVGHLNSLLTAGNVSRDRALIGPDDVLITPALGDITFVSFDRVIDAAQIGEDAARAQADELRRFTASDERWQEFSSRPRARTREQLRVDSVRVANSSRVNDRIVRGALKLEPPTTLDPEPFGFSLLELYNTRYFGTLDFRLEETNGTRELVVTTPPPDRGRGSLQFGVGFLDDLDGGSGYQLSARHQLLPANRRGGEWENVLQFGTESLISTQFYQPIDSRMRWFVAPSLEFRRSVLDIYFEGQPVAEYRIDNAQAGLAAGRVLGRWGEFRATAFFADVYGEPRIGDPLFPAGDEQRGGFNLGFRVDTVDEVGFPRHGSAVDVRYTTSSSSLDSDVNFEKVWASAGHSWSFGELTLSPYLEYGENLESTLDLLDLFPLGGLFRLSGLGQRELLGERIALARLAAYWRLFGLDLAGLRVRLYTGLSLEAGNAYFDDTPMTADSLLYGGSVWVGAMTPLGPARFAYGLTEGGRDRFYLQIGDRF, encoded by the coding sequence ATGACACTGAAGCACTTGCCTGTCATCGCTGCGGCTGCCGTGCTCAGCGCGCTCCACCCGCCCTTGGCCGCGTCCGCAGAGCAGCCGCTCGCCGACCCGGACCAGCGCCCCAAGCTCGTTCTCGTCCTGTCCGGCGGCGGCGCCCGCGGCGTTGCCCACGTCGGCGTGCTCAAGGTCCTCGAGGAGCTGCACATCGCGCCCGACATGGTGATCGGGACCAGCATGGGCTCGATCGTTGGCGGCCTCTACGCCGCAGGCTGGACGCCCGAGCAGATCCAGAGCCTCGTCCAGCGGCTCGACTGGGAAGGCGCGTTCACGGACGCGGTGCCGCGCAGCGAGAAAAGCTTCCGCCGCAAGCAGGACGACCGGCCTGTGCTCATCCAGGGCCGCCTCGCGTTTGACGGCTTGAAGCCGGTCCTGCCGAGTGGCGTCATCCGGGGCCAGAAGCTCGAGCTCATCTTGCGCATCCTCGAGTCGTTGTCGCCGGCGGCCAGCGACTTCGACCACTTGCCAATTCCCTATCGGGCGGTGGCGGCTGACATCGCCACCGGCAAGCCAGTCATCCTCGACTCGGGCAGCCTCGCCACCGCCATGCGCGCCAGCATGTCGATCCCCGGCGCCTTCCCACCGGTGCGGCACGGGGGTATCGACCTGGTCGACGGCGGCATCGCAGCCAACCTGCCGGTCGGCATCGCCAGGGAGCTGGGAGCGACGTCGGTGATCGCCGTCGACATCTCGAGCCCACTGCTTGCCGAGGGCGAGACGCTGAGCACCTTCGCGGCGATCGTCGGGCACCTCAACAGCTTGCTCACCGCGGGCAACGTCAGCCGCGACCGCGCCCTGATCGGGCCGGACGACGTGCTGATCACCCCCGCGCTCGGCGACATCACCTTCGTGAGCTTTGACCGCGTCATCGACGCTGCCCAGATCGGCGAGGATGCGGCGCGGGCGCAGGCCGACGAGCTCCGCCGCTTCACCGCCTCCGACGAGCGCTGGCAGGAGTTCTCCAGCCGTCCTCGGGCGCGCACGAGGGAGCAGCTTCGAGTCGACAGCGTCCGGGTCGCGAACTCGAGCCGGGTCAACGACCGCATCGTCCGCGGGGCGCTGAAGCTCGAACCACCAACGACGCTCGACCCGGAGCCGTTCGGATTCAGCCTGCTCGAACTCTACAACACCCGCTACTTCGGGACGCTCGACTTCCGCCTCGAGGAGACGAACGGCACGCGCGAGCTCGTGGTCACGACCCCGCCGCCCGACCGCGGGCGCGGGTCGCTCCAGTTCGGTGTCGGCTTCCTCGACGACCTCGACGGTGGCTCCGGCTACCAGCTCTCGGCCCGCCACCAGCTGCTGCCCGCCAACCGCCGCGGCGGCGAGTGGGAGAACGTGCTCCAGTTCGGCACCGAGAGCCTGATCTCAACCCAGTTCTACCAGCCGATCGACAGCCGGATGCGCTGGTTCGTCGCGCCGTCGCTCGAATTCCGGCGCTCGGTGCTCGACATCTACTTCGAGGGCCAGCCCGTGGCGGAGTACCGCATCGACAACGCCCAGGCCGGGCTCGCCGCCGGCAGGGTGCTCGGGAGGTGGGGCGAGTTTCGCGCCACGGCGTTCTTTGCCGACGTCTACGGCGAGCCTCGGATCGGCGACCCGCTGTTCCCGGCCGGCGACGAGCAGCGAGGCGGCTTCAATCTCGGCTTCCGGGTCGACACCGTCGACGAGGTCGGCTTCCCCCGCCACGGCTCAGCGGTCGATGTGCGGTACACGACCTCGTCCTCGTCGCTGGATTCGGACGTCAACTTCGAGAAGGTCTGGGCCTCGGCCGGCCACTCGTGGAGCTTCGGCGAGCTCACCCTGAGCCCCTACCTCGAGTACGGGGAGAACCTCGAGAGCACCCTCGACCTCCTCGACCTTTTCCCGCTCGGCGGGCTCTTCCGCCTCTCCGGCCTCGGCCAGCGCGAGCTGCTGGGAGAGCGCATCGCCCTGGCCAGGCTCGCCGCGTACTGGCGGCTGTTCGGCCTTGACCTCGCCGGCCTCAGGGTGCGACTCTACACCGGGCTGTCACTCGAGGCCGGGAATGCGTACTTCGACGACACCCCGATGACCGCCGACAGCCTCCTGTATGGAGGGTCGGTCTGGGTCGGAGCAATGACCCCCCTCGGTCCTGCGCGATTCGCCTACGGCCTCACCGAGGGCGGCCGCGACCGCTTCTACCTCCAGATCGGCGATCGCTTCTGA
- a CDS encoding DUF4136 domain-containing protein has product MKSVIALLVLVAVAAPAAAQKVYVDYDRDAIGNDYTTFAWQDTGPTLQEFAPLMHSRVKNAIEHYLTEKGFVESVNDPDLYVTYHTSSEEDFQFSVTGYGYGYGAGWAWSPYWGSIGMGSASTTVSTYDRGTLVIDIWDARTKQIVWRGSATAVVPENPQKANKLVENALRKMIKQFDEMKAKEAKEAAK; this is encoded by the coding sequence ATGAAGTCAGTGATCGCGCTGCTGGTGCTGGTGGCGGTGGCGGCGCCGGCGGCGGCGCAGAAGGTCTACGTCGACTACGATCGCGATGCGATCGGCAACGACTACACGACCTTCGCGTGGCAGGACACGGGCCCGACCCTGCAGGAGTTCGCCCCGCTCATGCACTCGCGGGTCAAGAACGCCATCGAGCACTACCTGACCGAGAAGGGCTTCGTGGAGAGCGTCAACGACCCCGACCTCTACGTCACCTATCACACCAGCTCGGAGGAGGACTTCCAGTTCAGCGTCACCGGCTACGGCTACGGTTACGGAGCAGGCTGGGCGTGGAGCCCGTACTGGGGCAGCATCGGCATGGGCAGCGCCTCGACCACTGTCTCGACCTACGACAGGGGCACGCTGGTGATCGACATCTGGGACGCTAGGACCAAGCAGATCGTGTGGCGCGGCTCGGCGACAGCGGTTGTTCCCGAGAACCCCCAGAAGGCGAACAAGCTCGTCGAGAACGCCCTCCGGAAGATGATCAAGCAGTTCGACGAGATGAAGGCCAAGGAAGCCAAAGAGGCGGCCAAGTGA
- a CDS encoding DUF4136 domain-containing protein gives MRYALGIAAVALLFVLPASAQDVNIDYAHEYDFSKVKTFQYVDAEDGLAPNELMHDRIVGAIQGRLTSVAGLRAVTESPDIVVTYHLSSRENTVYSTTAVGYGGYGGYWGGWRRYGGGMASATTTASTYTEGTLIIDAYDTVQKKLVWRGSGTVTVKDDPEKQAKQVDKIINKLGEKWKKIHAGQGK, from the coding sequence ATGAGATACGCACTTGGGATCGCGGCGGTCGCGCTGCTGTTCGTCTTGCCGGCGTCGGCGCAGGACGTCAACATCGACTACGCGCACGAGTATGACTTCAGCAAGGTCAAGACCTTCCAGTATGTCGACGCGGAGGATGGCCTCGCCCCCAACGAGCTGATGCACGACCGCATCGTCGGCGCCATTCAGGGCAGGCTCACATCGGTCGCGGGTCTGCGTGCGGTCACCGAGAGCCCGGACATCGTCGTCACCTACCACCTCTCCTCGAGGGAGAACACGGTCTACAGCACCACCGCCGTCGGCTATGGCGGCTACGGCGGCTACTGGGGAGGCTGGCGACGCTACGGCGGCGGCATGGCCAGCGCGACGACGACCGCGTCGACCTACACCGAGGGCACGCTCATCATCGATGCGTACGACACGGTGCAGAAGAAGCTGGTGTGGCGCGGGAGCGGCACGGTGACGGTCAAGGACGACCCCGAAAAGCAGGCGAAACAGGTGGACAAGATCATCAACAAGCTCGGCGAGAAGTGGAAGAAGATCCACGCCGGCCAGGGCAAGTAG